In Mangifera indica cultivar Alphonso unplaced genomic scaffold, CATAS_Mindica_2.1 Un_0023, whole genome shotgun sequence, one genomic interval encodes:
- the LOC123206071 gene encoding uncharacterized protein LOC123206071: protein MAIKIPTLLTLFTFLLFSTTTVTSISTSDLDALLTLLRANGHSLFANAISTSDLLFDLLSLPSLTLLAPTDPSLFALDMAQTPSFYLSTLRLHALTRRVSWSSFLHLPNGSSLPTLLPSRQLRLTRRDGANVVLVVSSGGGAAVQVVMPGLFYGNHVAVHGLAGILTFRFKTADYSVSHPNRTVFYPPVTRFPFAPLRIPEILPTNHNNHHSPVNRTVLSPPVLIDHSNDSDHVSPVNRTVVSPLVPTDIRNHTDHVSPVNRTILSPAVNYSSASPSPNPTDSSPVPAPAPIPGHDANAAPKLQKNSDVATGSSEFVVSPGFVGTGDDDGGVENQMGW from the coding sequence ATGGCGATCAAGATTCCAACTCTCCTCACTCTCTTCACCTTCCTCCTCTTCTCAACAACGACCGTAACTTCTATCTCCACCAGCGATCTTGACGCCCTCCTCACTCTCCTCCGCGCCAACGGCCACTCACTCTTTGCCAACGCCATCTCCACTTCCGACCTCCTCTTCGATCtcctctctctcccttctttaACTCTTCTTGCCCCCACTGACCCTTCCCTTTTTGCCCTCGACATGGCCCAAACACCCTCGTTTTATCTCTCCACTCTCCGCCTCCACGCCCTAACCCGCCGCGTCTCTTGGTCAAGCTTCCTTCACCTCCCCAACGGCTCCTCCCTCCCCACGCTCTTGCCCTCGCGTCAATTACGCCTTACCAGACGCGATGGCGCCAATGTTGTTCTGGTTGTTTCTTCAGGCGGCGGCGCCGCCGTTCAGGTTGTCATGCCGGGGTTGTTCTATGGTAACCATGTTGCTGTACATGGATTGGCCGGGATTCTCACTTTTCGCTTCAAGACAGCCGACTATTCGGTTTCTCACCCGAATCGCACCGTTTTCTATCCTCCGGTTACAAGATTTCCGTTTGCTCCGTTAAGAATTCCAGAGATTTTGCCGACTAACCACAACAATCACCATTCTCCGGTTAACCGCACCGTTCTTTCTCCTCCGGTGCTGATTGATCACAGCAACGATTCAGATCATGTCTCTCCAGTTAACCGCACAGTTGTTTCTCCTCTGGTGCCGACAGACATCAGAAACCATACAGACCATGTCTCTCCGGTTAACCGCACCATTCTTTCTCCTGCGGTTAACTACTCCTCAGCCTCTCCTTCACCAAATCCAACAGATTCTTCTCCTGTTCCAGCACCGGCTCCTATACCAGGTCATGATGCTAACGCGGCGCCGAAACTGCAGAAAAATAGTGATGTGGCAACGGGATCAAGCGAATTTGTAGTGTCCCCGGGGTTTGTCGGCACAGGCGACGATGACGGAGGGGTAGAGAACCAGATGGGGTGGTGA
- the LOC123206069 gene encoding probable helicase MAGATAMA 3 isoform X1, which translates to MAADKDKPQDEASIYRFCKTILGWDYFRLLKEFSQKNNKNSKNVDASILGLKEVKDIYKDVDDYLATFEPLLFEEVKAQIIQKKDDEEVRDWKLRLVMECGEVDEFHLPAVTYNAEEEEQISPNDLLLLSKEEFKEGSKLPTTYAFALVEHTQPNLLRLRMYLAGEVIHMNEDAVKSERLVNMCSLITSSVKAVEKCLFSLKICSLSTIAREYIALRSIGSLPFKDLILTATEKTAAQSQSWRIPRPLDEYIKENHNVSQQEAIYEGLSRKAFVLIQGPPGTGKTQTILGLLSAILHATPARMQSRGVLREIQRGPELPIHEKFCHWGQASPWLVGVNPRDNIMPIDGDDGFFPTTGNELKPEVVNSSRKYRVRVLVCAPSNSALDEIVVRLLNTGIRDENVRSYTPKIVRIGLKAHHSVNSVSMDHLVEQKRDDSAADKQKHGSTRKDRDSIRTAILNEAVIVCSTLSFSGSALLSKLNHGFDVAIIDEAAQAVEPATLVPLTTGCKQVFLVGDPVQLPATVISPIAESLGYGTSLFKRLQRAGYPVKMLKTQYRMHPEIRSFPSREFYDEALEDGSGIEDYTSRDWHKYRCFGPFCFFDIHEGKESQPSGSGSWVNYDEVDFALLLYHKLVSMFPQLKSSSQLAIISPYRYQVKQFQERFKETFGVESQKVVDITTIDGCQGREKDVAIFSCVRANENESIGFVSDFRRMNVGITRAKSSILVVGSASTLKHDEHWKNLVTSAEKRDCLFKVSKPYASFFSDENWESMKPKPKVEDRGVQPMDVDGQHDNETNALYANTGDADQEQADDNDYGDGDGNGDGDGGFDAD; encoded by the exons ATGGCAGCTGACAAAGACAAGCCTCAGGATGAAGCTTCAATATATCGTTTCTGCAAAACTATTCTTGGTTGGGACTACTTTCGCCTTCTTAAAGAATTCAGT cagaaaaataacaaaaacagtAAAAATGTTGATGCTTCCATATTGGGTTTGAAAGAAGTGAAGGACATTTATAAGGACGTGGATGATTATTTGGCTACCTTTGAGCCCCTTTTGTTTGAAGAAGTCAAAGCTCAGATTATTCAAaagaaagatgatgaagaag TGCGAGATTGGAAACTTAGGTTGGTCATGGAATGTGGTGAGGTTGATGAGTTTCACTTACCTGCTGTTACTTATAATGCTGAGGAAGAAGAGCAGATATCACCAAATGATCTTTTACTGCTTTCAAAAGAGGAG TTTAAGGAAGGTTCAAAATTGCCAACAACCTATGCTTTTGCACTGGTGGAGCATACCCAACCAAATCTTCTAAGGCTTAGAATGTACTTAGCTGGAGAAGTCATACATATGAATGAAGATGCTGTTAAATCTGAAAGGCTAGTGAATATGTGCTCTCTTATCACTTCATCTGTCAAAGCAGTAGAGAAATGTTTGTTCAGTCTGAAG ATTTGCAGCTTATCAACTATTGCCCGGGAATATATTGCTCTAAGGTCAATTGGTTCTCTCCCTTTTAAGGATTTGATATTAACAGCTACAGAGAAAACTGCTGCTCAATCCCAGAGTTGGAGAATTCCTAGACCCCTGGATGAGtatattaaagaaaatcatAATGTCTCCCAACAAGAGGCGATATAT GAAGGTCTATCTCGAAAAGCCTTTGTCTTGATACAG ggcCCCCCTGGAACGGGGAAAACACAGACCATACTTGGACTTCTTAGTGCCATTTTGCATGCAACTCCAGCTAGAATGCAGTCCAG AGGTGTTTTGCGCGAAATACAGCGTGGTCCAGAACTACCCATTCATGAGAA ATTCTGTCACTGGGGACAGGCATCCCCATGGTTAGTTGGTGTTAATCCCAGGGATAATATTATGCCTATTGATGGTGATGATGGTTTTTTTCCTACCACTGGAAATGAATTG AAACCAGAAGTAGTTAATTCCAGTCGAAAATATCGTGTACGGGTGCTGGTATGTGCCCCATCAAACTCCGCACTTGATGAAATTGTAGTACGCCTTCTGAATACTG GGATTCGAGATGAAAATGTTCGCTCATATACTCCTAAAATTGTTCGGATTGGTCTTAAAGCACATCATTCTGTCAATTCAGTTTCCATGGATCACCTT GTGGAACAAAAACGTGATGACTCTGCTGCTGATAAACAGAAACATGGATCCACAAGAAAGGATAGGGACAGTATCCGTACTGCAATTCTGAATGAGGCTGTGATC GTCTGCTCTACCCTTAGCTTCAGCGGTTCAGCTCTCCTCAGCAAATTGAATCATGGTTTTGATGTTGCTATAATAGATGAAGCTGCCCAAGCT GTGGAACCTGCAACTCTTGTTCCTTTAACAACTGGATGCAAACAAGTATTTCTG GTTGGTGATCCAGTTCAATTGCCAGCCACTGTTATTTCTCCTATTGCAGAGAGTTTGGG ATATGGCACAAGTTTGTTCAAGAGACTTCAAAGGGCTGGTTATCCTGTAAAAATGCTGAAAACTCAGTACAGAATGCATCCAGAG ATACGAAGCTTTCCTTCAAGGGAGTTCTATGACGAAGCATTGGAAGACGGGTCTGGTATTGAGGATTATACATCTCGTGACTGGCACAAATACCGCTGTTTTGGACCTTTTTGCTTCTTTGACATTCATGAAGGGAAAGAGTCCCAGCCCTCTGGAAGTGGATCTTGGGTAAATTATGATGAGGTTGATTTTGCTCTTCTCCTCTATCATAAGCTGGTGAGTATGTTTCCTCAGCTTAAGTCAAGTTCTCAGCTGGCTATTATATCACCCTATCGATATCAAGTGAAGCAATTCCAAGAACGATTCAAGGAAACTTTTGGGGTGGAGTCACAGAAGGTAGTTGATATAACCACAATTGATGGTTGCCAG GGACGGGAGAAAGATGTAGCGATCTTTTCATGTGTTAGggcaaatgaaaatgaaagtaTAGGATTTGTCTCTGATTTTCGTCGGATGAATGTTGGGATTACCAGAGCAAAGTCTTCTATACTG GTGGTAGGTTCTGCATCGACGCTGAAGCATGATGAGCACTGGAAAAACCTAGTGACGAGCGCTGAGAAGCGAGACTGTCTATTTAAG GTATCAAAGCCATATGCTTCATTTTTCAGTGATGAAAATTGGGAGTCTATGAAGCCAAAGCCGAAGGTTGAAGATAGGGGAGTCCAACCGATGGATGTTGATGGGCAACACGATAATGAAACTAATGCACTCTATGCTAATACGGGAGATGCTGACCAAGAGCAGGCAGATGATAATGATTATGGAGATGGGGATGGCAatggagatggagatggagGGTTTGATGCTGATTAA
- the LOC123206069 gene encoding probable helicase MAGATAMA 3 isoform X2 → MAADKDKPQDEASIYRFCKTILGWDYFRLLKEFSKNNKNSKNVDASILGLKEVKDIYKDVDDYLATFEPLLFEEVKAQIIQKKDDEEVRDWKLRLVMECGEVDEFHLPAVTYNAEEEEQISPNDLLLLSKEEFKEGSKLPTTYAFALVEHTQPNLLRLRMYLAGEVIHMNEDAVKSERLVNMCSLITSSVKAVEKCLFSLKICSLSTIAREYIALRSIGSLPFKDLILTATEKTAAQSQSWRIPRPLDEYIKENHNVSQQEAIYEGLSRKAFVLIQGPPGTGKTQTILGLLSAILHATPARMQSRGVLREIQRGPELPIHEKFCHWGQASPWLVGVNPRDNIMPIDGDDGFFPTTGNELKPEVVNSSRKYRVRVLVCAPSNSALDEIVVRLLNTGIRDENVRSYTPKIVRIGLKAHHSVNSVSMDHLVEQKRDDSAADKQKHGSTRKDRDSIRTAILNEAVIVCSTLSFSGSALLSKLNHGFDVAIIDEAAQAVEPATLVPLTTGCKQVFLVGDPVQLPATVISPIAESLGYGTSLFKRLQRAGYPVKMLKTQYRMHPEIRSFPSREFYDEALEDGSGIEDYTSRDWHKYRCFGPFCFFDIHEGKESQPSGSGSWVNYDEVDFALLLYHKLVSMFPQLKSSSQLAIISPYRYQVKQFQERFKETFGVESQKVVDITTIDGCQGREKDVAIFSCVRANENESIGFVSDFRRMNVGITRAKSSILVVGSASTLKHDEHWKNLVTSAEKRDCLFKVSKPYASFFSDENWESMKPKPKVEDRGVQPMDVDGQHDNETNALYANTGDADQEQADDNDYGDGDGNGDGDGGFDAD, encoded by the exons ATGGCAGCTGACAAAGACAAGCCTCAGGATGAAGCTTCAATATATCGTTTCTGCAAAACTATTCTTGGTTGGGACTACTTTCGCCTTCTTAAAGAATTCAGT aaaaataacaaaaacagtAAAAATGTTGATGCTTCCATATTGGGTTTGAAAGAAGTGAAGGACATTTATAAGGACGTGGATGATTATTTGGCTACCTTTGAGCCCCTTTTGTTTGAAGAAGTCAAAGCTCAGATTATTCAAaagaaagatgatgaagaag TGCGAGATTGGAAACTTAGGTTGGTCATGGAATGTGGTGAGGTTGATGAGTTTCACTTACCTGCTGTTACTTATAATGCTGAGGAAGAAGAGCAGATATCACCAAATGATCTTTTACTGCTTTCAAAAGAGGAG TTTAAGGAAGGTTCAAAATTGCCAACAACCTATGCTTTTGCACTGGTGGAGCATACCCAACCAAATCTTCTAAGGCTTAGAATGTACTTAGCTGGAGAAGTCATACATATGAATGAAGATGCTGTTAAATCTGAAAGGCTAGTGAATATGTGCTCTCTTATCACTTCATCTGTCAAAGCAGTAGAGAAATGTTTGTTCAGTCTGAAG ATTTGCAGCTTATCAACTATTGCCCGGGAATATATTGCTCTAAGGTCAATTGGTTCTCTCCCTTTTAAGGATTTGATATTAACAGCTACAGAGAAAACTGCTGCTCAATCCCAGAGTTGGAGAATTCCTAGACCCCTGGATGAGtatattaaagaaaatcatAATGTCTCCCAACAAGAGGCGATATAT GAAGGTCTATCTCGAAAAGCCTTTGTCTTGATACAG ggcCCCCCTGGAACGGGGAAAACACAGACCATACTTGGACTTCTTAGTGCCATTTTGCATGCAACTCCAGCTAGAATGCAGTCCAG AGGTGTTTTGCGCGAAATACAGCGTGGTCCAGAACTACCCATTCATGAGAA ATTCTGTCACTGGGGACAGGCATCCCCATGGTTAGTTGGTGTTAATCCCAGGGATAATATTATGCCTATTGATGGTGATGATGGTTTTTTTCCTACCACTGGAAATGAATTG AAACCAGAAGTAGTTAATTCCAGTCGAAAATATCGTGTACGGGTGCTGGTATGTGCCCCATCAAACTCCGCACTTGATGAAATTGTAGTACGCCTTCTGAATACTG GGATTCGAGATGAAAATGTTCGCTCATATACTCCTAAAATTGTTCGGATTGGTCTTAAAGCACATCATTCTGTCAATTCAGTTTCCATGGATCACCTT GTGGAACAAAAACGTGATGACTCTGCTGCTGATAAACAGAAACATGGATCCACAAGAAAGGATAGGGACAGTATCCGTACTGCAATTCTGAATGAGGCTGTGATC GTCTGCTCTACCCTTAGCTTCAGCGGTTCAGCTCTCCTCAGCAAATTGAATCATGGTTTTGATGTTGCTATAATAGATGAAGCTGCCCAAGCT GTGGAACCTGCAACTCTTGTTCCTTTAACAACTGGATGCAAACAAGTATTTCTG GTTGGTGATCCAGTTCAATTGCCAGCCACTGTTATTTCTCCTATTGCAGAGAGTTTGGG ATATGGCACAAGTTTGTTCAAGAGACTTCAAAGGGCTGGTTATCCTGTAAAAATGCTGAAAACTCAGTACAGAATGCATCCAGAG ATACGAAGCTTTCCTTCAAGGGAGTTCTATGACGAAGCATTGGAAGACGGGTCTGGTATTGAGGATTATACATCTCGTGACTGGCACAAATACCGCTGTTTTGGACCTTTTTGCTTCTTTGACATTCATGAAGGGAAAGAGTCCCAGCCCTCTGGAAGTGGATCTTGGGTAAATTATGATGAGGTTGATTTTGCTCTTCTCCTCTATCATAAGCTGGTGAGTATGTTTCCTCAGCTTAAGTCAAGTTCTCAGCTGGCTATTATATCACCCTATCGATATCAAGTGAAGCAATTCCAAGAACGATTCAAGGAAACTTTTGGGGTGGAGTCACAGAAGGTAGTTGATATAACCACAATTGATGGTTGCCAG GGACGGGAGAAAGATGTAGCGATCTTTTCATGTGTTAGggcaaatgaaaatgaaagtaTAGGATTTGTCTCTGATTTTCGTCGGATGAATGTTGGGATTACCAGAGCAAAGTCTTCTATACTG GTGGTAGGTTCTGCATCGACGCTGAAGCATGATGAGCACTGGAAAAACCTAGTGACGAGCGCTGAGAAGCGAGACTGTCTATTTAAG GTATCAAAGCCATATGCTTCATTTTTCAGTGATGAAAATTGGGAGTCTATGAAGCCAAAGCCGAAGGTTGAAGATAGGGGAGTCCAACCGATGGATGTTGATGGGCAACACGATAATGAAACTAATGCACTCTATGCTAATACGGGAGATGCTGACCAAGAGCAGGCAGATGATAATGATTATGGAGATGGGGATGGCAatggagatggagatggagGGTTTGATGCTGATTAA
- the LOC123206069 gene encoding probable helicase MAGATAMA 3 isoform X3 translates to MKLQYIVSAKLFLQKNNKNSKNVDASILGLKEVKDIYKDVDDYLATFEPLLFEEVKAQIIQKKDDEEVRDWKLRLVMECGEVDEFHLPAVTYNAEEEEQISPNDLLLLSKEEFKEGSKLPTTYAFALVEHTQPNLLRLRMYLAGEVIHMNEDAVKSERLVNMCSLITSSVKAVEKCLFSLKICSLSTIAREYIALRSIGSLPFKDLILTATEKTAAQSQSWRIPRPLDEYIKENHNVSQQEAIYEGLSRKAFVLIQGPPGTGKTQTILGLLSAILHATPARMQSRGVLREIQRGPELPIHEKFCHWGQASPWLVGVNPRDNIMPIDGDDGFFPTTGNELKPEVVNSSRKYRVRVLVCAPSNSALDEIVVRLLNTGIRDENVRSYTPKIVRIGLKAHHSVNSVSMDHLVEQKRDDSAADKQKHGSTRKDRDSIRTAILNEAVIVCSTLSFSGSALLSKLNHGFDVAIIDEAAQAVEPATLVPLTTGCKQVFLVGDPVQLPATVISPIAESLGYGTSLFKRLQRAGYPVKMLKTQYRMHPEIRSFPSREFYDEALEDGSGIEDYTSRDWHKYRCFGPFCFFDIHEGKESQPSGSGSWVNYDEVDFALLLYHKLVSMFPQLKSSSQLAIISPYRYQVKQFQERFKETFGVESQKVVDITTIDGCQGREKDVAIFSCVRANENESIGFVSDFRRMNVGITRAKSSILVVGSASTLKHDEHWKNLVTSAEKRDCLFKVSKPYASFFSDENWESMKPKPKVEDRGVQPMDVDGQHDNETNALYANTGDADQEQADDNDYGDGDGNGDGDGGFDAD, encoded by the exons ATGAAGCTTCAATATATCGTTTCTGCAAAACTATTCTTG cagaaaaataacaaaaacagtAAAAATGTTGATGCTTCCATATTGGGTTTGAAAGAAGTGAAGGACATTTATAAGGACGTGGATGATTATTTGGCTACCTTTGAGCCCCTTTTGTTTGAAGAAGTCAAAGCTCAGATTATTCAAaagaaagatgatgaagaag TGCGAGATTGGAAACTTAGGTTGGTCATGGAATGTGGTGAGGTTGATGAGTTTCACTTACCTGCTGTTACTTATAATGCTGAGGAAGAAGAGCAGATATCACCAAATGATCTTTTACTGCTTTCAAAAGAGGAG TTTAAGGAAGGTTCAAAATTGCCAACAACCTATGCTTTTGCACTGGTGGAGCATACCCAACCAAATCTTCTAAGGCTTAGAATGTACTTAGCTGGAGAAGTCATACATATGAATGAAGATGCTGTTAAATCTGAAAGGCTAGTGAATATGTGCTCTCTTATCACTTCATCTGTCAAAGCAGTAGAGAAATGTTTGTTCAGTCTGAAG ATTTGCAGCTTATCAACTATTGCCCGGGAATATATTGCTCTAAGGTCAATTGGTTCTCTCCCTTTTAAGGATTTGATATTAACAGCTACAGAGAAAACTGCTGCTCAATCCCAGAGTTGGAGAATTCCTAGACCCCTGGATGAGtatattaaagaaaatcatAATGTCTCCCAACAAGAGGCGATATAT GAAGGTCTATCTCGAAAAGCCTTTGTCTTGATACAG ggcCCCCCTGGAACGGGGAAAACACAGACCATACTTGGACTTCTTAGTGCCATTTTGCATGCAACTCCAGCTAGAATGCAGTCCAG AGGTGTTTTGCGCGAAATACAGCGTGGTCCAGAACTACCCATTCATGAGAA ATTCTGTCACTGGGGACAGGCATCCCCATGGTTAGTTGGTGTTAATCCCAGGGATAATATTATGCCTATTGATGGTGATGATGGTTTTTTTCCTACCACTGGAAATGAATTG AAACCAGAAGTAGTTAATTCCAGTCGAAAATATCGTGTACGGGTGCTGGTATGTGCCCCATCAAACTCCGCACTTGATGAAATTGTAGTACGCCTTCTGAATACTG GGATTCGAGATGAAAATGTTCGCTCATATACTCCTAAAATTGTTCGGATTGGTCTTAAAGCACATCATTCTGTCAATTCAGTTTCCATGGATCACCTT GTGGAACAAAAACGTGATGACTCTGCTGCTGATAAACAGAAACATGGATCCACAAGAAAGGATAGGGACAGTATCCGTACTGCAATTCTGAATGAGGCTGTGATC GTCTGCTCTACCCTTAGCTTCAGCGGTTCAGCTCTCCTCAGCAAATTGAATCATGGTTTTGATGTTGCTATAATAGATGAAGCTGCCCAAGCT GTGGAACCTGCAACTCTTGTTCCTTTAACAACTGGATGCAAACAAGTATTTCTG GTTGGTGATCCAGTTCAATTGCCAGCCACTGTTATTTCTCCTATTGCAGAGAGTTTGGG ATATGGCACAAGTTTGTTCAAGAGACTTCAAAGGGCTGGTTATCCTGTAAAAATGCTGAAAACTCAGTACAGAATGCATCCAGAG ATACGAAGCTTTCCTTCAAGGGAGTTCTATGACGAAGCATTGGAAGACGGGTCTGGTATTGAGGATTATACATCTCGTGACTGGCACAAATACCGCTGTTTTGGACCTTTTTGCTTCTTTGACATTCATGAAGGGAAAGAGTCCCAGCCCTCTGGAAGTGGATCTTGGGTAAATTATGATGAGGTTGATTTTGCTCTTCTCCTCTATCATAAGCTGGTGAGTATGTTTCCTCAGCTTAAGTCAAGTTCTCAGCTGGCTATTATATCACCCTATCGATATCAAGTGAAGCAATTCCAAGAACGATTCAAGGAAACTTTTGGGGTGGAGTCACAGAAGGTAGTTGATATAACCACAATTGATGGTTGCCAG GGACGGGAGAAAGATGTAGCGATCTTTTCATGTGTTAGggcaaatgaaaatgaaagtaTAGGATTTGTCTCTGATTTTCGTCGGATGAATGTTGGGATTACCAGAGCAAAGTCTTCTATACTG GTGGTAGGTTCTGCATCGACGCTGAAGCATGATGAGCACTGGAAAAACCTAGTGACGAGCGCTGAGAAGCGAGACTGTCTATTTAAG GTATCAAAGCCATATGCTTCATTTTTCAGTGATGAAAATTGGGAGTCTATGAAGCCAAAGCCGAAGGTTGAAGATAGGGGAGTCCAACCGATGGATGTTGATGGGCAACACGATAATGAAACTAATGCACTCTATGCTAATACGGGAGATGCTGACCAAGAGCAGGCAGATGATAATGATTATGGAGATGGGGATGGCAatggagatggagatggagGGTTTGATGCTGATTAA
- the LOC123206069 gene encoding probable helicase MAGATAMA 3 isoform X4 codes for MKLQYIVSAKLFLKNNKNSKNVDASILGLKEVKDIYKDVDDYLATFEPLLFEEVKAQIIQKKDDEEVRDWKLRLVMECGEVDEFHLPAVTYNAEEEEQISPNDLLLLSKEEFKEGSKLPTTYAFALVEHTQPNLLRLRMYLAGEVIHMNEDAVKSERLVNMCSLITSSVKAVEKCLFSLKICSLSTIAREYIALRSIGSLPFKDLILTATEKTAAQSQSWRIPRPLDEYIKENHNVSQQEAIYEGLSRKAFVLIQGPPGTGKTQTILGLLSAILHATPARMQSRGVLREIQRGPELPIHEKFCHWGQASPWLVGVNPRDNIMPIDGDDGFFPTTGNELKPEVVNSSRKYRVRVLVCAPSNSALDEIVVRLLNTGIRDENVRSYTPKIVRIGLKAHHSVNSVSMDHLVEQKRDDSAADKQKHGSTRKDRDSIRTAILNEAVIVCSTLSFSGSALLSKLNHGFDVAIIDEAAQAVEPATLVPLTTGCKQVFLVGDPVQLPATVISPIAESLGYGTSLFKRLQRAGYPVKMLKTQYRMHPEIRSFPSREFYDEALEDGSGIEDYTSRDWHKYRCFGPFCFFDIHEGKESQPSGSGSWVNYDEVDFALLLYHKLVSMFPQLKSSSQLAIISPYRYQVKQFQERFKETFGVESQKVVDITTIDGCQGREKDVAIFSCVRANENESIGFVSDFRRMNVGITRAKSSILVVGSASTLKHDEHWKNLVTSAEKRDCLFKVSKPYASFFSDENWESMKPKPKVEDRGVQPMDVDGQHDNETNALYANTGDADQEQADDNDYGDGDGNGDGDGGFDAD; via the exons ATGAAGCTTCAATATATCGTTTCTGCAAAACTATTCTTG aaaaataacaaaaacagtAAAAATGTTGATGCTTCCATATTGGGTTTGAAAGAAGTGAAGGACATTTATAAGGACGTGGATGATTATTTGGCTACCTTTGAGCCCCTTTTGTTTGAAGAAGTCAAAGCTCAGATTATTCAAaagaaagatgatgaagaag TGCGAGATTGGAAACTTAGGTTGGTCATGGAATGTGGTGAGGTTGATGAGTTTCACTTACCTGCTGTTACTTATAATGCTGAGGAAGAAGAGCAGATATCACCAAATGATCTTTTACTGCTTTCAAAAGAGGAG TTTAAGGAAGGTTCAAAATTGCCAACAACCTATGCTTTTGCACTGGTGGAGCATACCCAACCAAATCTTCTAAGGCTTAGAATGTACTTAGCTGGAGAAGTCATACATATGAATGAAGATGCTGTTAAATCTGAAAGGCTAGTGAATATGTGCTCTCTTATCACTTCATCTGTCAAAGCAGTAGAGAAATGTTTGTTCAGTCTGAAG ATTTGCAGCTTATCAACTATTGCCCGGGAATATATTGCTCTAAGGTCAATTGGTTCTCTCCCTTTTAAGGATTTGATATTAACAGCTACAGAGAAAACTGCTGCTCAATCCCAGAGTTGGAGAATTCCTAGACCCCTGGATGAGtatattaaagaaaatcatAATGTCTCCCAACAAGAGGCGATATAT GAAGGTCTATCTCGAAAAGCCTTTGTCTTGATACAG ggcCCCCCTGGAACGGGGAAAACACAGACCATACTTGGACTTCTTAGTGCCATTTTGCATGCAACTCCAGCTAGAATGCAGTCCAG AGGTGTTTTGCGCGAAATACAGCGTGGTCCAGAACTACCCATTCATGAGAA ATTCTGTCACTGGGGACAGGCATCCCCATGGTTAGTTGGTGTTAATCCCAGGGATAATATTATGCCTATTGATGGTGATGATGGTTTTTTTCCTACCACTGGAAATGAATTG AAACCAGAAGTAGTTAATTCCAGTCGAAAATATCGTGTACGGGTGCTGGTATGTGCCCCATCAAACTCCGCACTTGATGAAATTGTAGTACGCCTTCTGAATACTG GGATTCGAGATGAAAATGTTCGCTCATATACTCCTAAAATTGTTCGGATTGGTCTTAAAGCACATCATTCTGTCAATTCAGTTTCCATGGATCACCTT GTGGAACAAAAACGTGATGACTCTGCTGCTGATAAACAGAAACATGGATCCACAAGAAAGGATAGGGACAGTATCCGTACTGCAATTCTGAATGAGGCTGTGATC GTCTGCTCTACCCTTAGCTTCAGCGGTTCAGCTCTCCTCAGCAAATTGAATCATGGTTTTGATGTTGCTATAATAGATGAAGCTGCCCAAGCT GTGGAACCTGCAACTCTTGTTCCTTTAACAACTGGATGCAAACAAGTATTTCTG GTTGGTGATCCAGTTCAATTGCCAGCCACTGTTATTTCTCCTATTGCAGAGAGTTTGGG ATATGGCACAAGTTTGTTCAAGAGACTTCAAAGGGCTGGTTATCCTGTAAAAATGCTGAAAACTCAGTACAGAATGCATCCAGAG ATACGAAGCTTTCCTTCAAGGGAGTTCTATGACGAAGCATTGGAAGACGGGTCTGGTATTGAGGATTATACATCTCGTGACTGGCACAAATACCGCTGTTTTGGACCTTTTTGCTTCTTTGACATTCATGAAGGGAAAGAGTCCCAGCCCTCTGGAAGTGGATCTTGGGTAAATTATGATGAGGTTGATTTTGCTCTTCTCCTCTATCATAAGCTGGTGAGTATGTTTCCTCAGCTTAAGTCAAGTTCTCAGCTGGCTATTATATCACCCTATCGATATCAAGTGAAGCAATTCCAAGAACGATTCAAGGAAACTTTTGGGGTGGAGTCACAGAAGGTAGTTGATATAACCACAATTGATGGTTGCCAG GGACGGGAGAAAGATGTAGCGATCTTTTCATGTGTTAGggcaaatgaaaatgaaagtaTAGGATTTGTCTCTGATTTTCGTCGGATGAATGTTGGGATTACCAGAGCAAAGTCTTCTATACTG GTGGTAGGTTCTGCATCGACGCTGAAGCATGATGAGCACTGGAAAAACCTAGTGACGAGCGCTGAGAAGCGAGACTGTCTATTTAAG GTATCAAAGCCATATGCTTCATTTTTCAGTGATGAAAATTGGGAGTCTATGAAGCCAAAGCCGAAGGTTGAAGATAGGGGAGTCCAACCGATGGATGTTGATGGGCAACACGATAATGAAACTAATGCACTCTATGCTAATACGGGAGATGCTGACCAAGAGCAGGCAGATGATAATGATTATGGAGATGGGGATGGCAatggagatggagatggagGGTTTGATGCTGATTAA